One stretch of Meriones unguiculatus strain TT.TT164.6M chromosome 7, Bangor_MerUng_6.1, whole genome shotgun sequence DNA includes these proteins:
- the LOC110544313 gene encoding keratin-associated protein 4-2-like isoform X1: protein MVNSCCGSVCSEEGCGQGCCQPSCCRPTCCQPSCCVSSCCRPQCCQSVCCQPTCCRPSCCRPSCCRPTCCISSCCRPSCCRPSCCVSSCCRPSCCQSVCCQPSCCRPTCCQPSCCMSSCCRPNCCVSSCCRPQCCQSVCCQPTCCRPSCCRPTCCISSCCRPSCCVSSCCRPQCCISSCCRPTCCQTTCCRPACSSGSCC, encoded by the coding sequence ATGGTCAACTCCTGCTGTGGCTCTGTCTGCTCTGAGGAGGGCTGTGGCCAAggctgctgccagcccagctgctgcagGCCCACCTGttgccagcccagctgctgtgtgtccagctgctgcagaccccagTGCTGTCAGTCTGTGTGCTGCCAGCCCACCTGCTGTCGCCCCAGCTGCTGCAGGCCCAGCTGCTGTCGCCCTACCTGTTGCATTTCGAGCTGCTGTAGGCCTTCCTGCTGCCGTCCCAGCTGCTGTGTGTCCAGTTGCTGCAGGCCCAGCTGCTGTCAGTCTGTGTGttgccagcccagctgctgcagGCCCACCTGttgccagcccagctgctgtaTGTCTAGCTGCTGCAGGCCCAACTGCTGTGTGTCCAGCTGCTGCAGGCCCCAGTGCTGTCAGTCTGTGTGCTGCCAGCCCACCTGCTGTCGCCCCAGCTGCTGCCGCCCCACCTGTTGCATCTCCAGCTGCTGCCGCCCTAGCTGCTGTGTGTCCAGCTGCTGCAGGCCCCAGTGCTGCATCTCCAGCTGTTGCCGCCCCACCTGTTGCCAGACCACCTGCTGCCGCCCAGCATGCTCTAGTGGTTCTTGCTGCTGA
- the LOC110543421 gene encoding keratin-associated protein 4-12-like isoform X5, with translation MVNSCCGSVCSEEGCCQPSCLQTTCCRTTCCRPSCSVSSCCRPQCCQSVCCQPTCCRPSCCRPSCCVPSCCRPTCCRPSCCVSSCCRPQCCQSVCCQPTCCRPSCCRPCCCLRPVCGQVCCQSTCYRPTCVISTCPRPMCCAIPCC, from the exons ATGGTCAACTCCTGTTGTGGCTCTGTCTGCTCTGAGGAGggctgctgccagcccagctgccTCCAGACCACCTGCTGCAGGACCACCTGCTGCCGCCCCAGCTGCTCTGTGTCCAGCTGCTGCAGGCCCCAGTGCTGCCAGTCTGTGTGCTGCCAGCCCACCTGCTGTCGCCCCAGCTGCTGCAGACCCAGCTGCTGTGT GCCCAGCTGCTGCCGCCCCACCTGCTGCAGGCCCAGCTGCTGTGTGTCCAGCTGCTGCAGGCCCCAGTGCTGCCAGTCTGTGTGCTGCCAGCCCACCTGCTGTCGCCCCAG CTGCTGCCGTCCCTGCTGCTGCCTGCGTCCAGTCTGTGGCCAGGTCTGCTGCCAGAGCACCTGCTACCGCCCCACCTGTGTCATCTCCACCTGCCCCCGCCCCATGTGCTGTGCCATCCCTTGCTGCTGA
- the LOC110544313 gene encoding keratin-associated protein 4-2-like isoform X3, with the protein MVNSCCGSVCSEEGCGQGCCQPSCCRPSCCRPTCCISSCCRPSCCRPSCCVSSCCRPSCCQSVCCQPSCCRPTCCQPSCCMSSCCRPNCCVSSCCRPQCCQSVCCQPTCCRPSCCRPTCCISSCCRPSCCVSSCCRPQCCISSCCRPTCCQTTCCRPACSSGSCC; encoded by the exons ATGGTCAACTCCTGCTGTGGCTCTGTCTGCTCTGAGGAGGGCTGTGGCCAAggctgctgccagcccagctgctgcag GCCCAGCTGCTGTCGCCCTACCTGTTGCATTTCGAGCTGCTGTAGGCCTTCCTGCTGCCGTCCCAGCTGCTGTGTGTCCAGTTGCTGCAGGCCCAGCTGCTGTCAGTCTGTGTGttgccagcccagctgctgcagGCCCACCTGttgccagcccagctgctgtaTGTCTAGCTGCTGCAGGCCCAACTGCTGTGTGTCCAGCTGCTGCAGGCCCCAGTGCTGTCAGTCTGTGTGCTGCCAGCCCACCTGCTGTCGCCCCAGCTGCTGCCGCCCCACCTGTTGCATCTCCAGCTGCTGCCGCCCTAGCTGCTGTGTGTCCAGCTGCTGCAGGCCCCAGTGCTGCATCTCCAGCTGTTGCCGCCCCACCTGTTGCCAGACCACCTGCTGCCGCCCAGCATGCTCTAGTGGTTCTTGCTGCTGA
- the LOC110543421 gene encoding keratin-associated protein 4-6-like isoform X4 has protein sequence MVNSCCGSVCSEEGCCQPSCLQTTCCRTTCCRPSCSVSSCCRPQCCQSVCCQPTCCRPSCCRPSCCVSSCCRPQCCQSVCCQPTCCRPSCCRPSCCVSSCCRPSCCVSSCCQPSCGGSSCCGSSCCRPCCRPCCRPCCCLRPVCGQVCCQSTCYRPTCVISTCPRPMCCAIPCC, from the exons ATGGTCAACTCCTGTTGTGGCTCTGTCTGCTCTGAGGAGggctgctgccagcccagctgccTCCAGACCACCTGCTGCAGGACCACCTGCTGCCGCCCCAGCTGCTCTGTGTCCAGCTGCTGCAGGCCCCAGTGCTGCCAGTCTGTGTGCTGCCAGCCCACCTGCTGTCGCCCCAGCTGCTGCAGACCCAGCTGCTGTGTGTCCAGCTGCTGCAG GCCCCAGTGCTGCCAGTCTGTGTGCTGCCAGCCCACCTGCTGTCGCCCCAGCTGCTGCAGACCCAGCTGCTGTGTGTCCAGCTGCTGCAGGCCCAGCTGCTGTGTGTCCAGCTGCTGTCAACCTTCCTGTGGTGGTTCCAGCTGCTGTGGCTCCAGCTGCTGCCGCCCCTGCTGCCGTCCCTGCTGCCGTCCCTGCTGCTGCCTGCGTCCAGTCTGTGGCCAGGTCTGCTGCCAGAGCACCTGCTACCGCCCCACCTGTGTCATCTCCACCTGCCCCCGCCCCATGTGCTGTGCCATCCCTTGCTGCTGA
- the LOC110564625 gene encoding keratin-associated protein 4-6-like isoform X3, with amino-acid sequence MVSSCCGSVCSEEGCGQGCCQPSCLQTTCCRTTCCRPSCCVSSCCRPQCCQSVCCQPTCCRPSCCRPSCCVSSCCRPSCCRPTCCRPSCCVPSCCRPQCCQSVCCQPTCCRPTCCISSCCQPSCCQTTCCRPSCCVSSCCRPSCCQSVCCRPSCCISSCCQPSCGGSSCCGSSCCRPCCRPCCCLRPVCGQVCCQTTCYRPTCVISTCPRPMCCAIPCC; translated from the exons ATGGTCAGCTCCTGTTGTGGCTCTGTCTGCTCTGAGGAGGGCTGTGGCCAAggctgctgccagcccagctgccTCCAGACCACCTGCTGCAGGACCACCTGCTGCCGCCCCAGCTGCTGTGTGTCCAGCTGCTGCAGGCCCCAGTGCTGCCAGTCTGTGTGCTGCCAGCCCACCTGCTGTCGCCCCAGCTGCTGCAGACCCAGCTGCTGTGTGTCCAGCTGCTGCAGACCCAGCTGCTGCCGCCCTACCTGCTGCAGGCCCAGCTGCTGTGTGCCCAGCTGCTGCAGGCCCCAGTGCTGCCAGTCTGTGTGCTGCCAGCCCACCTGCTGCCGCCCCACCTGCTGCATCTCCA GTTGttgccagcccagctgctgccagACCACCTGCTGCCGCCCCAGCTGCTGTGTGTCCAGCTGTTGCAGACCCAGCTGTTGTCAGTCTGTGTGCTGTCGGCCCAGCTGCTGCATCTCCAGCTGCTGTCAACCTTCCTGTGGTGGTTCCAGCTGCTGTGGCTCCAGCTGCTGCCGCCCCTGCTGCCGTCCCTGCTGCTGCCTGCGTCCAGTCTGTGGTCAGGTCTGCTGCCAGACCACCTGCTACCGCCCCACCTGTGTCATCTCCACCTGCCCCCGCCCCATGTGCTGTGCCATCCCCTGCTGCTAA
- the LOC110564625 gene encoding keratin-associated protein 4-12-like isoform X1: MVNSCCGSVCSEEGCGQGCCQPSCCQTTCCRPSCCVSSCCRPSCCQSVCCRPSCCISSCCQPSCGGSSCCGSSCCRPCCRPCCCLRPVCGQVCCQTTCYRPTCVISTCPRPICFQTTCCRTTCCRPSCCVSSCCRPQCCQSVCCQPTCCRPSCCRPSCCISSCCQPCCRPSCCRPSCCQPCCRPCCRPCCCLRPVCGQVCCQSTCYRPTCVISTCPRPMCCAIPCC; the protein is encoded by the exons ATGGTCAACTCCTGTTGTGGCTCTGTCTGCTCTGAGGAGGGCTGTGGTCAAGGTTGttgccagcccagctgctgccagACCACCTGCTGCCGCCCCAGCTGCTGTGTGTCCAGCTGTTGCAGACCCAGCTGTTGTCAGTCTGTGTGCTGTCGGCCCAGCTGCTGCATCTCCAGCTGCTGTCAACCTTCCTGTGGTGGTTCCAGCTGCTGTGGCTCCAGCTGCTGCCGCCCCTGCTGCCGTCCCTGCTGCTGCCTGCGTCCAGTCTGTGGTCAGGTCTGCTGCCAGACCACCTGCTACCGCCCCACCTGTGTCATCTCCACCTGCCCCCGCCCCAT ctgcttCCAGACCACCTGCTGCAGGACCACCTGCTGCCGCCCCAGCTGCTGTGTGTCcagctgctgcagaccccagtgctgccagtcTGTGTGCTGCCAGCCCACCTGCTGTCGCCCCAGCTGCTGCAGGCCCAGCTGCTGCATCTCCAGCTGCTGCCAACCCTGCTGCCGCCCCAGCTGCTGCAGGCCCAGCTGCTGCCAACCCTGCTGCCGCCCCTGCTGCCGTCCCTGCTGCTGCCTGCGTCCAGTCTGTGGTCAGGTCTGCTGCCAGAGCACCTGCTACCGCCCCACCTGTGTCATCTCCACCTGCCCCCGACCCATGTGCTGTGCCATCCCCTGCTGCTGA
- the LOC110564625 gene encoding keratin-associated protein 4-12-like isoform X2 gives MVNSCCGSVCSEEGCGQGCCQPSCCQTTCCRPSCCVSSCCRPSCCQSVCCRPSCCISSCCQPSCGGSSCCGSSCCRPCCRPCCCLRPVCGQVCCQTTCYRPTCCCQPSCFQTTCCRTTCCRPSCCVSSCCRPQCCQSVCCQPTCCRPSCCRPSCCISSCCQPCCRPSCCRPSCCQPCCRPCCRPCCCLRPVCGQVCCQSTCYRPTCVISTCPRPMCCAIPCC, from the exons ATGGTCAACTCCTGTTGTGGCTCTGTCTGCTCTGAGGAGGGCTGTGGTCAAGGTTGttgccagcccagctgctgccagACCACCTGCTGCCGCCCCAGCTGCTGTGTGTCCAGCTGTTGCAGACCCAGCTGTTGTCAGTCTGTGTGCTGTCGGCCCAGCTGCTGCATCTCCAGCTGCTGTCAACCTTCCTGTGGTGGTTCCAGCTGCTGTGGCTCCAGCTGCTGCCGCCCCTGCTGCCGTCCCTGCTGCTGCCTGCGTCCAGTCTGTGGTCAGGTCTGCTGCCAGACCACCTGCTACCGCCCCACCT gctgctgccagcccagctgcttCCAGACCACCTGCTGCAGGACCACCTGCTGCCGCCCCAGCTGCTGTGTGTCcagctgctgcagaccccagtgctgccagtcTGTGTGCTGCCAGCCCACCTGCTGTCGCCCCAGCTGCTGCAGGCCCAGCTGCTGCATCTCCAGCTGCTGCCAACCCTGCTGCCGCCCCAGCTGCTGCAGGCCCAGCTGCTGCCAACCCTGCTGCCGCCCCTGCTGCCGTCCCTGCTGCTGCCTGCGTCCAGTCTGTGGTCAGGTCTGCTGCCAGAGCACCTGCTACCGCCCCACCTGTGTCATCTCCACCTGCCCCCGACCCATGTGCTGTGCCATCCCCTGCTGCTGA
- the LOC110543421 gene encoding keratin-associated protein 4-7-like isoform X2, translated as MVNSCCGSVCSEEGCCQPSCLQTTCCRTTCCRPSCSVSSCCRPQCCQSVCCQPTCCRPSCCRPSCCVSSCCRPSCCVSSCCRPSCCRPTCCRPSCCVSSCCRPQCCQSVCCQPTCCRPSCCRPSCCVSSCCRPSCCVSSCCQPSCGGSSCCGSSCCRPCCRPCCRPCCCLRPVCGQVCCQSTCYRPTCVISTCPRPMCCAIPCC; from the coding sequence ATGGTCAACTCCTGTTGTGGCTCTGTCTGCTCTGAGGAGggctgctgccagcccagctgccTCCAGACCACCTGCTGCAGGACCACCTGCTGCCGCCCCAGCTGCTCTGTGTCCAGCTGCTGCAGGCCCCAGTGCTGCCAGTCTGTGTGCTGCCAGCCCACCTGCTGTCGCCCCAGCTGCTGCAGACCCAGCTGCTGTGTGTCCAGCTGCTGCAGGCCCAGCTGCTGTGTGTCTAGCTGCTGCAGGCCCAGCTGCTGCCGCCCCACCTGCTGCAGGCCCAGCTGCTGTGTGTCCAGCTGCTGCAGGCCCCAGTGCTGCCAGTCTGTGTGCTGCCAGCCCACCTGCTGTCGCCCCAGCTGCTGCAGACCCAGCTGCTGTGTGTCCAGCTGCTGCAGGCCCAGCTGCTGTGTGTCCAGCTGCTGTCAACCTTCCTGTGGTGGTTCCAGCTGCTGTGGCTCCAGCTGCTGCCGCCCCTGCTGCCGTCCCTGCTGCCGTCCCTGCTGCTGCCTGCGTCCAGTCTGTGGCCAGGTCTGCTGCCAGAGCACCTGCTACCGCCCCACCTGTGTCATCTCCACCTGCCCCCGCCCCATGTGCTGTGCCATCCCTTGCTGCTGA
- the LOC110543421 gene encoding keratin-associated protein 4-12-like isoform X3 produces MVNSCCGSVCSEEGCCQPSCLQTTCCRTTCCRPSCSVSSCCRPSCCVSSCCRPSCCVSSCCRPSCCRPTCCRPSCCVSSCCRPQCCQSVCCQPTCCRPSCCRPSCCVSSCCRPSCCVSSCCQPSCGGSSCCGSSCCRPCCRPCCRPCCCLRPVCGQVCCQSTCYRPTCVISTCPRPMCCAIPCC; encoded by the exons ATGGTCAACTCCTGTTGTGGCTCTGTCTGCTCTGAGGAGggctgctgccagcccagctgccTCCAGACCACCTGCTGCAGGACCACCTGCTGCCGCCCCAGCTGCTCTGTGTCCAGCTGCTGCAG ACCCAGCTGCTGTGTGTCCAGCTGCTGCAGGCCCAGCTGCTGTGTGTCTAGCTGCTGCAGGCCCAGCTGCTGCCGCCCCACCTGCTGCAGGCCCAGCTGCTGTGTGTCCAGCTGCTGCAGGCCCCAGTGCTGCCAGTCTGTGTGCTGCCAGCCCACCTGCTGTCGCCCCAGCTGCTGCAGACCCAGCTGCTGTGTGTCCAGCTGCTGCAGGCCCAGCTGCTGTGTGTCCAGCTGCTGTCAACCTTCCTGTGGTGGTTCCAGCTGCTGTGGCTCCAGCTGCTGCCGCCCCTGCTGCCGTCCCTGCTGCCGTCCCTGCTGCTGCCTGCGTCCAGTCTGTGGCCAGGTCTGCTGCCAGAGCACCTGCTACCGCCCCACCTGTGTCATCTCCACCTGCCCCCGCCCCATGTGCTGTGCCATCCCTTGCTGCTGA
- the LOC110544313 gene encoding keratin-associated protein 4-3-like isoform X2: MVNSCCGSVCSEEGCGQGCCQPSCCRPTCCQPSCCVSSCCRPQCCQSVCCRPSCCRPSCCVSSCCRPSCCQSVCCQPSCCRPTCCQPSCCMSSCCRPNCCVSSCCRPQCCQSVCCQPTCCRPSCCRPTCCISSCCRPSCCVSSCCRPQCCISSCCRPTCCQTTCCRPACSSGSCC; this comes from the exons ATGGTCAACTCCTGCTGTGGCTCTGTCTGCTCTGAGGAGGGCTGTGGCCAAggctgctgccagcccagctgctgcagGCCCACCTGttgccagcccagctgctgtgtgtccagctgctgcagaccccagTGCTGTCAGTCTGT CTGCTGTAGGCCTTCCTGCTGCCGTCCCAGCTGCTGTGTGTCCAGTTGCTGCAGGCCCAGCTGCTGTCAGTCTGTGTGttgccagcccagctgctgcagGCCCACCTGttgccagcccagctgctgtaTGTCTAGCTGCTGCAGGCCCAACTGCTGTGTGTCCAGCTGCTGCAGGCCCCAGTGCTGTCAGTCTGTGTGCTGCCAGCCCACCTGCTGTCGCCCCAGCTGCTGCCGCCCCACCTGTTGCATCTCCAGCTGCTGCCGCCCTAGCTGCTGTGTGTCCAGCTGCTGCAGGCCCCAGTGCTGCATCTCCAGCTGTTGCCGCCCCACCTGTTGCCAGACCACCTGCTGCCGCCCAGCATGCTCTAGTGGTTCTTGCTGCTGA
- the LOC110564625 gene encoding keratin-associated protein 4-6-like isoform X4, whose protein sequence is MVNSCCGSVCSEEGCGQGCCQPSCCQTTCCRPSCCVSSCCRPSCCQSVCCRPSCCISSCCQPSCGGSSCCGSSCCRPCCRPCCCLRPVCGQVCCQTTCYRPTCSLTTCCRPSCCVSSCCRPQCCQSVCCQPTCCRPSCCRPSCCISSCCQPCCRPSCCRPSCCQPCCRPCCRPCCCLRPVCGQVCCQSTCYRPTCVISTCPRPMCCAIPCC, encoded by the exons ATGGTCAACTCCTGTTGTGGCTCTGTCTGCTCTGAGGAGGGCTGTGGTCAAGGTTGttgccagcccagctgctgccagACCACCTGCTGCCGCCCCAGCTGCTGTGTGTCCAGCTGTTGCAGACCCAGCTGTTGTCAGTCTGTGTGCTGTCGGCCCAGCTGCTGCATCTCCAGCTGCTGTCAACCTTCCTGTGGTGGTTCCAGCTGCTGTGGCTCCAGCTGCTGCCGCCCCTGCTGCCGTCCCTGCTGCTGCCTGCGTCCAGTCTGTGGTCAGGTCTGCTGCCAGACCACCTGCTACCGCCCCACCTGT TCTTT GACCACCTGCTGCCGCCCCAGCTGCTGTGTGTCcagctgctgcagaccccagtgctgccagtcTGTGTGCTGCCAGCCCACCTGCTGTCGCCCCAGCTGCTGCAGGCCCAGCTGCTGCATCTCCAGCTGCTGCCAACCCTGCTGCCGCCCCAGCTGCTGCAGGCCCAGCTGCTGCCAACCCTGCTGCCGCCCCTGCTGCCGTCCCTGCTGCTGCCTGCGTCCAGTCTGTGGTCAGGTCTGCTGCCAGAGCACCTGCTACCGCCCCACCTGTGTCATCTCCACCTGCCCCCGACCCATGTGCTGTGCCATCCCCTGCTGCTGA
- the LOC110543421 gene encoding keratin-associated protein 4-6-like isoform X1, with protein MVSSCCGSVCSEEGCGQGCCQPSCLQTTCCRTTCCRPSCCVSSCCRPQCCQSVCCQPTCCRPSCCRPSCCVCLQTTCCRTTCCRPSCSVSSCCRPQCCQSVCCQPTCCRPSCCRPSCCVPSCCVSSCCRPQCCQSVCCQPTCCRPSCCRPSCCVSSCCRPSCCVSSCCQPSCGGSSCCGSSCCRPCCRPCCRPCCCLRPVCGQVCCQSTCYRPTCVISTCPRPMCCAIPCC; from the exons ATGGTCAGCTCCTGTTGTGGCTCTGTCTGCTCTGAGGAGGGCTGTGGCCAAggctgctgccagcccagctgccTCCAGACCACCTGCTGCAGGACCACCTGCTGCCGCCCCAGCTGCTGTGTGTCCAGCTGCTGCAGGCCCCAGTGCTGCCAGTCTGTGTGCTGCCAGCCCACCTGCTGTCGCCCCAGCTGCTGCAGGCCCAGCTGCTGTGT ctgccTCCAGACCACCTGCTGCAGGACCACCTGCTGCCGCCCCAGCTGCTCTGTGTCCAGCTGCTGCAGGCCCCAGTGCTGCCAGTCTGTGTGCTGCCAGCCCACCTGCTGTCGCCCCAGCTGCTGCAGACCCAGCTGCTGTGT GCCCAGCTGCTGTGTGTCCAGCTGCTGCAGGCCCCAGTGCTGCCAGTCTGTGTGCTGCCAGCCCACCTGCTGTCGCCCCAGCTGCTGCAGACCCAGCTGCTGTGTGTCCAGCTGCTGCAGGCCCAGCTGCTGTGTGTCCAGCTGCTGTCAACCTTCCTGTGGTGGTTCCAGCTGCTGTGGCTCCAGCTGCTGCCGCCCCTGCTGCCGTCCCTGCTGCCGTCCCTGCTGCTGCCTGCGTCCAGTCTGTGGCCAGGTCTGCTGCCAGAGCACCTGCTACCGCCCCACCTGTGTCATCTCCACCTGCCCCCGCCCCATGTGCTGTGCCATCCCTTGCTGCTGA